A region of Deltaproteobacteria bacterium DNA encodes the following proteins:
- a CDS encoding DUF4065 domain-containing protein, with translation MTNIHDIAAYILQNQGAMSTMKLQRLMYYLQAWHITLRGKPLYQEKILAWAFGPIVYELFKEHHRLFMVSQWPLGDAKKVVENDADFIMAVLSYYGKYNSEKLSEIINSEEPWQQARKAFMIASDSEQIITHEAMQAFYRDQPPPFKL, from the coding sequence ATGACTAACATACACGATATTGCGGCATACATTCTGCAAAATCAGGGTGCCATGTCAACCATGAAACTGCAAAGGCTAATGTATTATTTACAAGCCTGGCATATCACTTTACGTGGTAAACCACTTTATCAAGAAAAAATTCTCGCGTGGGCTTTTGGTCCAATTGTTTATGAATTGTTTAAAGAACACCACCGACTTTTTATGGTTTCACAATGGCCTTTGGGTGATGCAAAAAAGGTCGTTGAAAACGATGCCGATTTTATAATGGCAGTACTTAGCTATTATGGAAAATACAATAGTGAAAAGTTAAGCGAAATTATAAATTCAGAAGAACCATGGCAACAGGCTCGCAAAGCCTTCATGATTGCAAGTGATAGTGAGCAAATTATAACTCATGAAGCGATGCAAGCATTCTATCGAGATCAGCCACCGCCATTTAAATTATAA
- a CDS encoding type II toxin-antitoxin system VapC family toxin: MNQIYLLDTHALLWWINDDKNLSRRAKAIILEIQNIILVSTATLWEIAIKQRKGKLIGCEEYLNRYPALHKTWGFNSLDIRPEHAVRAGLLPTEHGDPFDRMLIAQSQLANATLITCDPEIRELHPNCLW, translated from the coding sequence ATGAATCAAATATATTTATTAGATACTCATGCTTTATTATGGTGGATAAATGACGATAAAAATCTTAGTAGGCGGGCCAAAGCAATAATTCTTGAGATACAAAATATTATCTTAGTGAGCACTGCCACTTTATGGGAAATTGCCATTAAACAACGCAAAGGCAAACTTATCGGCTGTGAAGAATATTTAAACCGATATCCTGCTTTGCATAAAACCTGGGGCTTTAATAGTCTTGATATAAGGCCAGAGCATGCGGTGCGAGCAGGTCTGCTGCCAACCGAACATGGTGATCCCTTTGACCGAATGCTTATAGCACAAAGCCAATTAGCTAATGCTACACTTATTACTTGCGACCCTGAGATCCGTGAGCTTCATCCGAATTGTTTATGGTAA
- a CDS encoding type II toxin-antitoxin system Phd/YefM family antitoxin → MVYRANIHEAKTHFSKLLERAHSGDEVIVAKSGRDYARIVPINSNIDRRPGTFKGQIKGDITGPITNDDESNWG, encoded by the coding sequence ATGGTCTATCGCGCAAATATTCACGAAGCCAAAACGCATTTTTCTAAGTTACTTGAGCGTGCTCATAGTGGTGATGAAGTAATAGTGGCAAAATCTGGGCGTGATTATGCGCGTATTGTGCCAATTAATAGTAATATCGACCGACGCCCTGGTACATTTAAAGGTCAGATTAAAGGCGATATTACTGGGCCGATTACTAACGATGATGAAAGCAATTGGGGATGA
- a CDS encoding CapA family protein, translated as MTIKKIIKTLIFACAYAFGFLSLQIANATPGTYQKNNVVIAQAGQKNDKAKVEVLDSRFRGNDGKNEGGNDKENVCDKNSVRKNEEDIQKQPFMITAVGDVQLGRAWPEAKAALPPDGPNTILQFVRELLINDGLTFGNLETALADSGDSNKCRRGSKVCYAFRAPSSYAATLGANGFEVMSNANNHAGDFGEAGRQATREALTKANIVWAAGVDEIASFTHQGRRVVLIAFGYGANMNQVQNIEAAIALVTRARQNHDIVIVSMHVGAEGSRANHVTKKREIFLGEDRGNSYAFAHAVIDAGAHLVIGHGPHVLRAFEIYRGHLIAYSLGNFSAWYSFNLSGPLGISGILQAQLDKDGKLLTAQLLPVSLDGGGIPKPDPQKRAIKIIRQLSQADFGNPVIDENGLFKP; from the coding sequence ATGACGATTAAAAAAATTATTAAAACATTAATTTTTGCTTGCGCTTACGCCTTTGGCTTTTTGTCTTTGCAAATTGCTAATGCAACCCCTGGCACTTACCAAAAAAATAACGTCGTCATTGCGCAAGCGGGGCAAAAAAATGACAAGGCGAAAGTAGAGGTTCTGGATTCCCGCTTTCGCGGGAATGACGGGAAAAATGAAGGCGGGAATGACAAAGAAAATGTATGCGATAAAAATAGTGTCAGAAAAAACGAAGAAGATATCCAAAAGCAACCCTTCATGATCACCGCTGTTGGTGACGTACAACTTGGACGTGCGTGGCCTGAAGCTAAAGCTGCGCTACCGCCTGATGGTCCTAATACCATTTTGCAATTTGTACGCGAATTACTAATTAACGATGGCCTTACCTTCGGCAATCTCGAAACCGCCTTAGCTGACAGTGGCGATAGCAACAAATGCCGGCGGGGCTCAAAAGTTTGCTATGCTTTTCGTGCCCCAAGCTCTTATGCAGCCACGCTTGGGGCTAACGGTTTTGAAGTCATGAGCAATGCCAATAATCATGCTGGTGATTTTGGTGAAGCCGGTCGCCAAGCCACCCGTGAAGCTTTAACCAAGGCCAATATTGTTTGGGCGGCAGGCGTCGATGAAATAGCTTCATTTACCCATCAAGGTAGGCGTGTGGTGCTAATTGCTTTTGGCTATGGCGCCAATATGAATCAGGTACAAAATATTGAGGCCGCTATTGCCTTGGTCACCCGCGCCCGCCAAAATCATGATATCGTCATAGTCTCAATGCATGTAGGCGCTGAAGGCAGCCGAGCCAATCATGTCACAAAAAAGCGTGAAATATTTTTAGGTGAAGACCGCGGTAACTCTTATGCCTTTGCCCATGCCGTAATCGATGCGGGCGCTCACCTGGTAATAGGGCATGGCCCTCATGTTTTACGAGCATTTGAAATATACCGTGGTCATCTTATAGCTTATTCACTGGGTAACTTTAGTGCTTGGTATAGCTTTAATTTATCTGGACCATTAGGCATTAGTGGCATATTGCAAGCCCAACTTGATAAAGATGGCAAGTTATTAACAGCTCAACTATTGCCAGTTTCACTTGATGGTGGTGGCATACCTAAGCCTGATCCACAAAAACGTGCGATTAAAATTATTCGTCAATTATCCCAAGCTGATTTTGGTAATCCGGTTATTGATGAAAATGGCCTTTTTAAACCATAA
- a CDS encoding ATP-dependent Clp protease ATP-binding subunit produces MHESSDTVRAFMEAEDIARRAAQPPSSVHLLLALFTFPNRAQVLLEERGLDEDLILREIRVLEDEPRGSLSQLRERAKEIARGTSSKDVDCLHILIALTRMRDSFAYHLLERTNTSLTALRNLAVSFVTGNMPRRYRFVGGRSEKSPTLSKTRTALPSVIEREDIEPISYKPNPNDNQSLKPATSKTSSNPPSAQATKTSQKAKTNVVAQTTSVAEKPIASRIAEIAPNLAACGIDLTERAHEGLLDMAIGRDREIEAVIDILGKRRANNPVLVGLPGVGKTAIVEGLAVKIARNDSDIGNLNNRIIFALDTGALVAGTSLRGAFSERLGAIKTEVAQANGEIVVFVDELHTLIGAGSSGEGAQDAANELKNALARGEFPCIGATTFDEYKKYIEKDAALERRFTPLQIDEPSIDEAILILEGALTPYADHHNVAYSLDAIHAAVQLSHRFINERKLPDKAFAVIDLAGSRAKRRGANNVERLDVARVVHEWSGVPLDRLAEADADRFAQAEQIIGEKLIGHKDVVAAVCRSLRRGFAGFNGKRPMGSFLFLGPTGVGKTELVKILAEFLFGQRDALVRVDMSELSEPHSVARLVGAQPGYVGYEEGGQLTEALRRRPFQIVLFDEIEKAHRDVLALLLQILDEGHLTDSRGRRISFTSTLVILTSNLGSDQISSTGKTIGFGGSTSNAKENNSILNAAKHNLPPELWGRLDERLVFNPLSKQEVQNIAMLILAESSRSLFSEREITLEWNVDTADFLMSHGGYTPETGARGMRQAIQRLVETPIAEKILSGELNNGDVVRLSLNNNALNIAPISKITTPPNEATLA; encoded by the coding sequence ATCCACGAAAGCTCAGATACCGTCCGCGCCTTTATGGAGGCTGAAGACATCGCTCGACGCGCTGCCCAACCTCCTTCAAGTGTCCATTTATTATTAGCTTTATTCACCTTTCCGAATCGCGCCCAGGTTTTACTCGAAGAACGTGGTCTTGATGAAGACCTCATCTTACGCGAAATTCGCGTGCTTGAAGACGAACCTCGCGGTAGTTTATCGCAACTTCGTGAAAGAGCTAAAGAAATTGCCCGAGGCACTAGTTCAAAAGATGTCGATTGTTTACATATTCTTATTGCTTTAACCCGTATGCGCGATTCCTTCGCTTATCATTTGTTAGAACGCACCAATACTTCACTCACAGCGCTGCGCAACCTTGCTGTTAGTTTTGTCACCGGCAATATGCCACGACGTTATCGCTTTGTTGGCGGTCGTTCAGAAAAATCGCCAACTCTATCGAAAACCCGTACAGCATTACCAAGTGTCATCGAACGAGAAGATATCGAGCCAATTTCTTACAAACCTAATCCAAACGACAATCAATCCTTAAAACCTGCTACCAGCAAAACGTCTTCAAACCCACCAAGTGCACAAGCTACTAAAACAAGTCAAAAAGCCAAAACTAATGTTGTTGCCCAAACAACTTCGGTTGCTGAAAAACCCATAGCCTCGCGAATTGCTGAAATTGCCCCTAATTTAGCGGCATGCGGTATAGATTTAACTGAGCGTGCCCACGAAGGTCTACTTGATATGGCTATTGGTCGCGACCGCGAAATTGAAGCAGTGATTGATATTTTAGGTAAGCGTCGCGCCAATAACCCGGTTTTAGTTGGTCTACCCGGGGTTGGTAAAACTGCTATTGTAGAAGGACTTGCCGTCAAGATTGCTCGCAATGATAGTGATATTGGCAATTTAAATAACCGGATTATCTTTGCACTTGATACCGGTGCTTTAGTTGCTGGTACTAGTTTACGAGGGGCCTTTTCTGAACGTCTTGGTGCCATAAAAACTGAGGTCGCACAGGCTAATGGTGAAATTGTTGTATTCGTCGACGAATTGCATACATTAATTGGTGCAGGTTCTAGCGGTGAAGGTGCACAAGATGCTGCTAACGAATTAAAAAATGCGCTAGCACGTGGTGAATTTCCTTGTATTGGCGCTACTACCTTTGATGAATATAAAAAGTATATTGAAAAAGATGCCGCTCTTGAGCGTCGTTTCACCCCACTGCAGATCGATGAGCCTTCAATTGATGAAGCTATTTTAATACTTGAAGGTGCTTTAACCCCTTACGCTGACCATCATAATGTTGCTTATAGTCTCGACGCTATTCATGCCGCCGTACAACTTTCGCATCGCTTTATTAACGAACGTAAATTGCCTGATAAAGCATTTGCCGTAATCGATTTGGCCGGTTCACGCGCTAAAAGACGCGGCGCTAATAATGTTGAAAGACTTGATGTTGCACGAGTAGTGCATGAATGGTCAGGAGTACCTCTTGATCGTCTCGCCGAGGCTGATGCTGATCGCTTTGCCCAAGCTGAACAAATCATTGGTGAAAAACTAATCGGTCATAAAGATGTTGTAGCTGCGGTTTGTCGCTCGCTACGACGCGGCTTTGCTGGTTTTAACGGCAAACGCCCTATGGGTAGTTTTTTATTTTTAGGGCCCACCGGGGTTGGCAAAACCGAACTCGTCAAAATTCTTGCCGAATTTCTTTTTGGACAACGAGATGCTTTAGTTCGTGTTGATATGAGTGAATTATCTGAACCCCATTCGGTCGCACGTTTAGTAGGAGCACAGCCTGGTTATGTCGGTTATGAAGAAGGTGGGCAACTTACCGAAGCTTTGCGACGTCGACCTTTTCAAATTGTGCTTTTTGATGAAATAGAAAAAGCCCATCGCGATGTATTGGCCTTATTATTACAGATACTTGATGAAGGCCATTTAACCGACTCGCGTGGCAGACGTATTAGTTTTACCAGCACTTTGGTTATCCTCACTTCTAACTTAGGTTCTGATCAAATCTCTAGTACCGGAAAAACTATTGGGTTTGGCGGTAGCACTTCTAACGCTAAAGAAAACAATAGCATACTTAATGCCGCCAAGCATAATCTGCCACCTGAATTATGGGGTCGACTTGATGAACGTCTAGTATTTAATCCATTAAGCAAACAAGAAGTTCAAAATATTGCTATGCTTATTTTGGCAGAAAGTTCTCGCTCTTTATTTAGCGAGCGCGAGATTACTTTAGAATGGAATGTTGATACTGCTGATTTCTTAATGAGCCATGGCGGCTATACCCCTGAAACCGGGGCACGTGGTATGCGGCAAGCTATTCAACGTTTAGTTGAAACACCTATCGCTGAGAAAATTTTAAGCGGTGAATTAAATAATGGGGATGTAGTGCGGTTATCACTAAATAACAACGCCTTAAATATTGCCCCTATTTCAAAGATAACCACACCACCTAATGAAGCAACACTAGCTTAA